A single window of Onychostoma macrolepis isolate SWU-2019 chromosome 16, ASM1243209v1, whole genome shotgun sequence DNA harbors:
- the LOC131521718 gene encoding zinc finger protein 883-like isoform X1, producing MKANLLKKRKLSRKKKTKQLPNCDKEPLPANGDGISTDTNETKTSNATQDCAVDTCPAVTQIKPEEGELEALGVLTVSSEQHQQQKQQKVNLQPHPPAFRAFVPKTEPDCVPLNPPSFQVKTEPDIFEVLQRESTLIVKEENDSWKEVKLETLDENSVGDSGLEKNTASSSLIFPCPHCSVTFTDFTYLDKHLKWCHRSEYLAWVKNHKVYNCSKISSGMLSCSSCHYRFFSQRQLETHVRKAHLPTPKPIRKRYTCPQCDRSFDYIGNLKNHCRRCHGLATECKDGQISCAKCGQSFAGVWGLGPHRCHEDEKKPKVGVNEPICTDRGYLCRECGKNCSTLQCLTIHKRIHTGEKPCVCEDCGRGFHDMGSLRNHKVIHTGIRPFKCPECGKAFARMAHLTCHLRTHTGERPYPCPQCGMRFSHRSTLRIHQQVHSKEKPFSCPDCGKMFSALRYVKVHQRAHNSERMLQCRECTKTFSREDVLKKHLRIHTGERPYQCNVCTKRFVRISHLKNHMRTHTGEKPYRCEQCGSSYAQSGDLTKHMRRHTGEKPFACSDCDRRFNNSGDLSKHRRSHTGHRPYKCTECGKSFLMPQHLKLHKLTHTGERPYSCPRCLRTFTRPHHLSQHMEKHT from the exons ATGAAAGCTAACCTGctaaagaaaagaaagttatccagaaaaaagaaaaccaaacaaCTGCCAAATTGTGATAAAGAGCCATTGCCAGCAAATGGTGATGGTATTAGTACTGACACAAATGAAACCAAAACATCTAATGCCACCCAGGACTGTGCTGTGGACACCTGTCCTGCGGTCACACAGATCAAACCAGAAGAAGGAGAGCTGGAAGCTTTGGGAGTCCTGACGGTGTCCTCTGAACAACACCAACAACAGAAGCAGCAGAAAGTCAATCTGCAGCCTCATCCTCCTGCTTTCAGAGCGTTCGTTCCAAAGACAGAACCAGACTGTGTCCCTTTAAACCCACCTAGTTTTCAGGTCAAAACTGAGCCTGACATTTTTGAAGTGCTGCAGAGAGAGTCTACTTTGATTGTGAAGGAGGAGAATGACAGCTGGAAGGAAGTGAAGCTTGAGACACTAGATGAAAATTCTGTGGGCGATTCTGGCCTGGAGAAAAACACAG CTTCCTCCTCCTTGATTTTTCCTTGTCCTCATTGCTCTGTGACTTTCACTGACTTTACATACTTGGACAAACACCTCAAATGGTGCCATCGAAGTGAATACCTGGCATGGGTGAAAAACCACAAAGTCTACAACTGCTCTAAAATATCCTCTGGGATGCTCAGCTGCTCGTCATGCCACTATCGGTTCTTCTCTCAGAGGCAGCTGGAGACCCATGTGCGCAAGGCCCACCTCCCTACACCCAAACCCATCCGAAAACGCTACACCTGCCCACAGTGTGATCGCAGCTTCGATTACATCGGTAACCTGAAAAACCACTGCCGCAGATGCCATGGCTTAGCCACCGAATGTAAAGATGGACAAATTAGCTGTGCTAAATGCGGTCAAAGCTTTGCTGGAGTCTGGGGTCTCGGGCCACATCGCTGCCATGAGGATGAGAAGAAACCCAAGGTGGGTGTCAACGAACCCATTTGCACAGACCGTGGCTATTTGTGCCGAGAATGTGGCAAGAACTGCTCTACACTTCAATGCTTGACGATACACAAACGCATTCATACTGGCGAGAAGCCGTGCGTCTGCGAAGACTGCGGCCGTGGGTTTCATGATATGGGAAGTCTGCGGAATCACAAAGTCATACATACAGGAATCCGGCCATTCAAGTGTCCCGAATGTGGTAAAGCGTTCGCGAGGATGGCCCACCTCACATGTCATCTGCGAACCCACACGGGCGAAAGGCCATACCCTTGCCCCCAATGCGGGATGAGATTCAGCCACCGATCGACGCTTCGCATCCACCAACAAGTTCACTCCAAGGAAAAACCATTTTCATGCCCAGACTGTGGCAAAATGTTCTCCGCTCTGAGGTACGTGAAGGTCCACCAAAGAGCGCACAACTCCGAGCGAATGCTGCAGTGTAGAGAATGTACGAAGACGTTTTCTCGGGAGGACGTGCTTAAGAAACACTTACGCATTCACACAGGCGAGCGGCCGTACCAGTGCAACGTCTGCACCAAACGTTTTGTCCGCATCTCGCACTTGAAAAACCACATGCGAACGCACACCGGCGAGAAACCGTACCGCTGCGAGCAGTGTGGCTCCAGCTACGCCCAATCTGGCGATTTGACCAAACACATGAGGAGACACACAGGGGAAAAACCCTTCGCCTGTTCTGACTGCGACCGCCGCTTCAACAACTCGGGCGACCTGAGCAAGCACAGGCGCAGTCACACGGGCCACAGACCCTACAAGTGTACagagtgcgggaagagttttcTCATGCCCCAGCACCTCAAGTTACACAAACTAACACACACAGGCGAGAGGCCATACAGCTGCCCGCGGTGTCTCCGCACCTTCACTCGCCCGCACCATCTTTCTCAACACATGGAAAAGCACACATAA